One genomic window of Micropterus dolomieu isolate WLL.071019.BEF.003 ecotype Adirondacks linkage group LG06, ASM2129224v1, whole genome shotgun sequence includes the following:
- the nr2f6a gene encoding nuclear receptor subfamily 2 group F member 6a isoform X2: MAMVSGGWGDPNGGTNGLGDKSYLRGEEEDGSPQAGGSDMEAGDDDKACVVDCVVCGDKSSGKHYGVFTCEGCKSFFKRSVRRNLSYTCRSNRECQIDQHHRNQCQYCRLKKCFRVGMRKEVQRGRIPPQPSLSPSITPIGGASGLGGEFYNNNNNGGSGAGQPVSELISQLLRAEPYPSSRYGHQYNQQAGPDNAMGIDNICELAARLLFSTVEWARNIPYFPELPVSDQVALLRLSWSELFILNAAQSALPLHMAPLLAAAGFHSSPMSAERVVSFMDQVRVFQDQVDKLTRLQVDSAEYSCLKAIALFSPDACGLTDPVHVESLQEKAQVALTEYERMQYPSQPQRFGRLLLRLPALRAVPASLISQLFFMRLVGKTPIETLIRDMQLSGSSISWPYVPGQ; this comes from the exons ATGGCCATGGTGAGTGGGGGCTGGGGAGATCCCAATGGGGGCACAAACGGGTTGGGAGACAAGAGCTACctgaggggggaggaggaggacggttCTCCACAGGCGGGGGGCAGCGACATGGAGGCCGGGGACGATGACAAGGCCTGCGTGGTGGACTGCGTGGTGTGCGGGGACAAGTCCAGCGGGAAGCATTACGGCGTCTTCACCTGCGAGGGCTGCAAGAGCTTCTTCAAGAGGAGCGTCAGACGCAACCTCAGTTACACATGCAG GTCAAACAGAGAGTGTCAGATTGACCAGCACCACAGGAACCAGTGCCAGTACTGCCGACTGAAGAAGTGCTTCCGTGTTGGCATGCGCAAAGAAG TTCAACGCGGCCGCATCCCACCTCAGCCGAGCCTCAGCCCCTCCATCACACCCATAGGTGGCGCCAGCGGCCTTGGTGGCGAGTtctataacaacaacaacaatggtgGAAGCGGAGCAGGTCAGCCGGTGTCAGAGCTCATTTCCCAGCTGCTGCGAGCCGAACCATACCCCAGCAGTCGGTATGGACACCAGTACAACCAACAGGCCGGTCCAGATAACGCCATGGGGATCGATAACATCTGTGAACTGGCTGCCAGGCTGCTCTTCAGCACTGTGGAGTGGGCCAGAAACATCCCTTATTTCCCTGAGCTGCCTGTGTCAGACCAG GTGGCCCTGCTGAGGCTGAGCTGGAGCGAGCTGTTCATCCTCAATGCGGCCCAGTCTGCCCTGCCGCTCCACATGGCTCCCTTGTTGGCCGCGGCCGGCTTCCACTCCTCACCCATGTCTGCGGAGCGCGTGGTCTCCTTCATGGACCAGGTGAGGGTGTTCCAGGACCAGGTGGACAAGCTGACCAGGCTGCAGGTGGACTCTGCTGAGTACAGCTGTCTCAAGGCCATCGCCCTGTTCTCACCAG aCGCCTGTGGTCTAACAGACCCAGTTCATGTGGAGTCTCTGCAGGAGAAGGCTCAGGTGGCTCTGACAGAGTACGAGAGGATGCAGTACCCGAGTCAGCCTCAGCGCTTCGGACGCCTGCTCCTGCGCCTCCCGGCTCTGCGCGCCGTTCCTGCCAGCCTCATCTCGCAGCTCTTTTTCATGCGCCTGGTAGGAAAGACACCCATCGAGACGTTGATCCGTGACATGCAGCTCTCCGGAAGCTCAATCAGCTGGCCATATGTCCCAGGACAGTAG
- the nr2f6a gene encoding nuclear receptor subfamily 2 group F member 6a isoform X1: MAMVSGGWGDPNGGTNGLGDKSYLRGEEEDGSPQAGGSDMEAGDDDKACVVDCVVCGDKSSGKHYGVFTCEGCKSFFKRSVRRNLSYTCRSNRECQIDQHHRNQCQYCRLKKCFRVGMRKEAVQRGRIPPQPSLSPSITPIGGASGLGGEFYNNNNNGGSGAGQPVSELISQLLRAEPYPSSRYGHQYNQQAGPDNAMGIDNICELAARLLFSTVEWARNIPYFPELPVSDQVALLRLSWSELFILNAAQSALPLHMAPLLAAAGFHSSPMSAERVVSFMDQVRVFQDQVDKLTRLQVDSAEYSCLKAIALFSPDACGLTDPVHVESLQEKAQVALTEYERMQYPSQPQRFGRLLLRLPALRAVPASLISQLFFMRLVGKTPIETLIRDMQLSGSSISWPYVPGQ, translated from the exons ATGGCCATGGTGAGTGGGGGCTGGGGAGATCCCAATGGGGGCACAAACGGGTTGGGAGACAAGAGCTACctgaggggggaggaggaggacggttCTCCACAGGCGGGGGGCAGCGACATGGAGGCCGGGGACGATGACAAGGCCTGCGTGGTGGACTGCGTGGTGTGCGGGGACAAGTCCAGCGGGAAGCATTACGGCGTCTTCACCTGCGAGGGCTGCAAGAGCTTCTTCAAGAGGAGCGTCAGACGCAACCTCAGTTACACATGCAG GTCAAACAGAGAGTGTCAGATTGACCAGCACCACAGGAACCAGTGCCAGTACTGCCGACTGAAGAAGTGCTTCCGTGTTGGCATGCGCAAAGAAG CAGTTCAACGCGGCCGCATCCCACCTCAGCCGAGCCTCAGCCCCTCCATCACACCCATAGGTGGCGCCAGCGGCCTTGGTGGCGAGTtctataacaacaacaacaatggtgGAAGCGGAGCAGGTCAGCCGGTGTCAGAGCTCATTTCCCAGCTGCTGCGAGCCGAACCATACCCCAGCAGTCGGTATGGACACCAGTACAACCAACAGGCCGGTCCAGATAACGCCATGGGGATCGATAACATCTGTGAACTGGCTGCCAGGCTGCTCTTCAGCACTGTGGAGTGGGCCAGAAACATCCCTTATTTCCCTGAGCTGCCTGTGTCAGACCAG GTGGCCCTGCTGAGGCTGAGCTGGAGCGAGCTGTTCATCCTCAATGCGGCCCAGTCTGCCCTGCCGCTCCACATGGCTCCCTTGTTGGCCGCGGCCGGCTTCCACTCCTCACCCATGTCTGCGGAGCGCGTGGTCTCCTTCATGGACCAGGTGAGGGTGTTCCAGGACCAGGTGGACAAGCTGACCAGGCTGCAGGTGGACTCTGCTGAGTACAGCTGTCTCAAGGCCATCGCCCTGTTCTCACCAG aCGCCTGTGGTCTAACAGACCCAGTTCATGTGGAGTCTCTGCAGGAGAAGGCTCAGGTGGCTCTGACAGAGTACGAGAGGATGCAGTACCCGAGTCAGCCTCAGCGCTTCGGACGCCTGCTCCTGCGCCTCCCGGCTCTGCGCGCCGTTCCTGCCAGCCTCATCTCGCAGCTCTTTTTCATGCGCCTGGTAGGAAAGACACCCATCGAGACGTTGATCCGTGACATGCAGCTCTCCGGAAGCTCAATCAGCTGGCCATATGTCCCAGGACAGTAG